Proteins encoded by one window of Paraburkholderia terrae:
- a CDS encoding glycine zipper 2TM domain-containing protein yields the protein MNRSFVTACASALVVSLALSGCATFDGSANVYSASQAQREETVRFGTIESVRPVTIDTSNGQPGFLGALGGGAIGGIAGSAIGGGRGSILTGIIGGIAGAVAGNEVQNHFEKKQGVEITVRLDDGSLRAITQSTDGPMFYAGERVRLLSEGGVTRVTL from the coding sequence ATGAACAGGTCATTCGTTACAGCATGTGCATCCGCGCTCGTCGTCTCGCTCGCATTGAGCGGCTGCGCAACCTTCGACGGCTCCGCCAACGTCTACAGCGCGTCGCAGGCGCAGCGTGAGGAAACGGTCCGCTTCGGCACCATCGAAAGCGTGCGCCCCGTCACCATCGACACGAGCAACGGCCAGCCCGGCTTTCTCGGCGCCCTCGGCGGCGGCGCGATTGGTGGCATCGCCGGCAGCGCGATCGGCGGCGGACGCGGCTCGATCCTGACGGGCATCATCGGCGGTATTGCGGGCGCGGTGGCGGGCAACGAGGTGCAGAACCACTTCGAGAAGAAGCAAGGCGTCGAAATCACCGTGCGGCTCGACGACGGCTCGCTGCGCGCCATCACGCAAAGCACCGACGGCCCGATGTTCTACGCGGGCGAACGCGTGCGGCTGCTGTCGGAAGGCGGCGTGACGCGCGTGACGCTGTAA
- a CDS encoding VOC family protein, producing MFMRDDVIYEFHHIGIPTSAVREGERYSPQYRMYTNDSDCKLARIQYHRFDADSPLHELMRRMPHLAFKVDDLDRAIDGKEVVLGPYEPIDGFRVAAIIDGGMPVELIQTVLDDEDIWSRTVTGRHARLYAAQYEEA from the coding sequence ATGTTCATGCGCGACGACGTGATCTACGAGTTTCATCACATCGGCATTCCAACCAGCGCAGTGCGCGAAGGCGAACGCTACAGCCCGCAGTACCGGATGTACACGAACGACAGCGATTGCAAGCTCGCGCGCATCCAGTACCACCGCTTCGACGCCGATAGCCCGCTGCACGAACTGATGCGCCGCATGCCGCATCTGGCGTTCAAGGTCGACGATCTCGATAGGGCGATCGACGGGAAAGAGGTCGTGCTCGGTCCGTATGAACCGATCGACGGGTTTCGCGTGGCCGCGATCATCGACGGCGGCATGCCCGTCGAGCTGATCCAGACCGTCCTCGACGACGAGGATATCTGGAGCCGCACGGTGACGGGCCGGCACGCGCGGCTTTATGCGGCGCAATACGAAGAGGCCTGA